The Pseudomonas orientalis genome contains a region encoding:
- a CDS encoding amino acid ABC transporter permease: MAYQFDFVPVLANTDLLLRGALFTLELTAIGAILGVALGTVGAVVRAWKIQPFAWFFGVYVELIRNTPFLVQLFFIFFGLPSLGLKITEWQAAVLAMVINLGAYSTEIIRAGIQAVPKGQLEAAAALAMTRFEAFRHVVLLPALGKVWPALSSQIIIVMLGSAVCSQIATEELSFAANFIQSRNFRAFETYALTTLVYLCMALMIRQLLNWIGRRFVMRNSR, encoded by the coding sequence ATGGCGTATCAATTTGACTTTGTGCCGGTGCTGGCCAACACCGACCTGCTGTTGCGAGGCGCGTTGTTCACCCTTGAGCTGACGGCCATCGGCGCCATCCTCGGCGTGGCCCTGGGCACGGTCGGCGCCGTCGTGCGGGCGTGGAAGATCCAGCCGTTCGCCTGGTTTTTCGGTGTGTATGTCGAGTTGATCCGCAACACGCCGTTCCTGGTGCAGTTGTTCTTCATTTTCTTCGGCCTGCCTTCCCTGGGCCTGAAGATCACGGAGTGGCAAGCCGCAGTGCTGGCGATGGTGATCAACCTGGGCGCCTATTCCACCGAGATCATCCGTGCCGGCATCCAGGCCGTCCCGAAAGGGCAGCTGGAAGCCGCCGCCGCACTGGCGATGACGCGTTTCGAAGCGTTCCGTCATGTGGTGCTGCTGCCGGCACTGGGCAAGGTGTGGCCGGCCTTGAGCAGTCAGATCATCATCGTGATGCTCGGCTCGGCGGTGTGTTCGCAGATCGCCACCGAAGAGCTGAGCTTTGCCGCCAACTTCATTCAGTCGCGCAATTTCCGCGCCTTTGAAACCTACGCCCTGACCACTCTGGTGTACCTGTGCATGGCGCTGATGATTCGCCAGCTGCTCAACTGGATCGGCCGCCGCTTTGTGATGAGGAACAGTCGATGA
- a CDS encoding amino acid ABC transporter permease, which translates to MSDFSFWDSVRNLLTGLQWTLLLSLVAFVGGGLIGLLVMILRISNKAFARNVARTYIELFQGTPLLMQLFLVFFGVALLGVDISPWLAAAIALTLFTSAYLAEIWRGCVESIAHGQWEASASLALNPLEQLRYVILPQALRIAVAPTVGFSVQVVKGTAVTSIIGFTELTKTGGMLANATFEPFMVYGLVALGYFLLCYPLSLSARYLERRLHASA; encoded by the coding sequence ATGAGTGATTTTTCCTTCTGGGACAGCGTGCGCAACCTGCTCACCGGCCTGCAATGGACGCTGTTGCTGTCGCTGGTGGCGTTTGTCGGCGGGGGGCTGATCGGTTTGCTGGTGATGATCCTGCGCATCAGCAACAAGGCCTTCGCCCGCAACGTTGCGCGCACCTATATCGAACTGTTCCAGGGCACGCCGCTGCTGATGCAGCTGTTTCTGGTGTTCTTCGGCGTTGCCCTGCTCGGTGTGGATATCTCGCCGTGGCTGGCGGCAGCCATCGCCCTGACCCTGTTTACCAGCGCCTACCTCGCCGAGATCTGGCGCGGCTGCGTGGAGTCCATTGCCCATGGGCAGTGGGAGGCGTCGGCCAGCCTGGCGCTCAACCCCCTTGAACAACTGCGCTACGTGATCCTGCCCCAAGCCCTGCGTATTGCCGTGGCGCCGACCGTAGGGTTTTCGGTGCAGGTGGTCAAAGGCACCGCCGTGACCTCGATCATCGGCTTTACCGAGCTGACCAAGACCGGCGGCATGCTCGCCAACGCCACCTTCGAACCTTTCATGGTCTACGGCCTCGTGGCCCTCGGTTACTTCCTGCTCTGCTACCCCTTGTCCCTCAGTGCGCGCTACCTGGAAAGGAGACTGCATGCCTCTGCTTAG
- a CDS encoding amino acid ABC transporter ATP-binding protein has translation MPLLRISALHKYYGDHHVLKGIDLTVEEGQVVAIIGRSGSGKSTLLRTLNGLESINDGVIEVDGEYLDAARADLRSLRQKVGMVFQQFNLFPHLTVGENVMLAPQVVQKVPKAKAAQLAKQMLERVGLGEKFDAFPDRLSGGQQQRVAIARALAMSPKVLLCDEITSALDPELVNEVLSVVRQLAKDGMTLIMVTHEMRFAREVGDKLVFMHQGKVHEVGDPKVVFANPQTPELANFIGSVEQPG, from the coding sequence ATGCCTCTGCTTAGAATTTCTGCCCTGCATAAATATTACGGCGATCACCACGTGCTCAAGGGCATTGACCTGACCGTTGAAGAAGGCCAGGTGGTGGCGATCATCGGCCGCAGTGGCTCGGGTAAATCCACCCTGCTGCGTACCCTCAATGGCCTGGAGTCGATCAACGACGGCGTGATCGAAGTCGATGGCGAATACCTCGACGCCGCCCGCGCCGACCTGCGCAGCCTGCGGCAGAAGGTCGGCATGGTGTTTCAACAGTTCAACCTGTTTCCACATTTGACCGTGGGCGAGAACGTCATGCTCGCGCCGCAGGTGGTGCAGAAAGTACCCAAGGCCAAGGCAGCGCAGTTGGCTAAACAGATGCTGGAACGCGTGGGTCTGGGGGAGAAGTTCGATGCCTTCCCCGACCGCCTGTCTGGCGGCCAGCAGCAACGTGTAGCAATTGCCCGCGCTCTGGCCATGTCGCCCAAGGTGCTGTTGTGCGACGAAATCACCTCGGCCCTGGACCCGGAACTGGTCAATGAAGTGCTCAGTGTGGTGCGCCAACTGGCCAAAGACGGCATGACGCTGATCATGGTGACCCACGAAATGCGCTTCGCCCGCGAAGTCGGTGACAAGCTGGTGTTCATGCACCAGGGCAAGGTGCATGAAGTGGGCGACCCCAAGGTCGTGTTTGCCAACCCGCAAACGCCCGAGCTCGCCAACTTCATCGGCTCCGTGGAACAGCCGGGCTGA
- a CDS encoding fimbria/pilus outer membrane usher protein: protein MTNLSNHRTGTSLRARRPTLLVGVATLWSLPGVVPALELGEGFDLAALTTHGIDPKVSDYFRTAARFREGNQVVGLQVNGNPLGLVDAQFDANGQLCFTPALLEKAGLVKPDGVVRKGATADQACHDFLGAFPTTMVRLRPGNDEVSLVVPTSSLRGPQWEAGDFARGGAAALFNYDVQGFDSHSRGGNNRFVSAYTEAGFNLGDWIVRSRQLYVSDNGVAHNEHLYAYAQRDIAALQSTFQAGQLSSNNPLFGGIQLSGVQFSPDGQSRVPAGSNNAVVEGLAQSQSRIEVRQSGVLIHSTLVPEGPFRLTGLPLLNGTSDLEVSVIDVRGARRSFVVPAASFAGAVPAAPGYYFSLGKVREETQGEGPSPIVAMGSGTWALGRDSSAGFGLLSSDEYWSAGGTLSSVFFQRVSLGARHNLSRDSRNAVSGSRSSVSMSTPVSAGIDLNLSATSQTRGYREVVEAGRPFKADVLESRFKNQYTAGVTWVDPTLGAFSLGYTRGAQFDGQSSEHVFASWNKSFRYADVALIADSQVGSTQSRRDAARDRSQRDTVREDDLSLRLQVSVPLGVDRRVSSYVSRRGGQSRAGTALNERVNEYVNYEVGVERDLSAREQSVRGQVDLTPRYTRVGLGASRDPLGTSYNGQLQGGVVAHGGGITFSPYAVQDTFGIASVGDIGSAKIDTPQGPVWTDFTGQAVLPGLPAYTNSHIEVQTQSLPKRVDLKNGTRVLAAGRGSVNTVAFDVVKVRRMLVNATDDQGRPLPQGAAVFGKGDRFLTSVVGEGTIFLNDVNDLQDLKVLLPDSASCLLNISPGGQPDNDKFFETTAAVCHGR, encoded by the coding sequence ATGACCAACCTGTCGAATCACCGAACTGGAACATCTTTACGCGCCCGCCGACCCACCCTGCTCGTGGGGGTCGCGACACTCTGGAGTTTGCCTGGCGTTGTCCCGGCGTTGGAGTTGGGCGAGGGCTTTGACCTGGCGGCATTGACCACGCACGGTATTGACCCGAAAGTCTCGGACTACTTTCGCACGGCGGCGCGCTTTCGCGAGGGCAACCAGGTGGTGGGATTGCAAGTCAATGGCAACCCGCTCGGGTTGGTGGACGCGCAGTTCGATGCCAATGGGCAGTTGTGCTTTACCCCGGCGTTGCTGGAAAAAGCCGGGTTGGTAAAGCCTGATGGGGTCGTGCGCAAGGGCGCCACCGCCGACCAGGCGTGCCATGACTTCCTGGGAGCCTTCCCCACCACCATGGTGCGGCTGCGCCCGGGCAACGACGAGGTGTCGCTGGTGGTGCCCACTTCATCATTGCGCGGACCGCAGTGGGAAGCCGGCGATTTTGCCCGGGGCGGGGCGGCGGCGCTGTTCAACTATGACGTGCAAGGTTTCGACAGCCATTCGCGCGGCGGGAACAACCGGTTCGTATCGGCCTACACCGAAGCGGGTTTCAACCTGGGCGATTGGATTGTTCGCAGTCGTCAACTCTATGTCTCCGATAATGGCGTGGCGCACAATGAGCACCTGTATGCCTATGCGCAGCGGGATATCGCCGCATTGCAGTCGACGTTCCAGGCCGGCCAGCTTTCCAGCAACAACCCATTGTTTGGCGGCATCCAGTTGTCGGGTGTGCAGTTTTCCCCCGACGGCCAGTCGCGCGTGCCGGCAGGTAGCAATAATGCCGTGGTGGAGGGTTTGGCCCAGAGCCAGTCGCGCATCGAGGTGCGGCAGTCCGGTGTGTTGATCCACAGTACGCTGGTGCCCGAGGGTCCTTTCCGACTGACCGGTTTGCCGTTGCTCAATGGCACGAGCGACCTTGAGGTCAGTGTGATCGACGTGCGCGGAGCCCGACGCAGCTTTGTGGTGCCGGCGGCTTCGTTCGCCGGTGCCGTGCCGGCGGCGCCTGGTTATTACTTTTCCCTGGGCAAGGTGCGTGAAGAAACGCAGGGGGAGGGCCCTTCGCCCATTGTCGCAATGGGCAGCGGGACCTGGGCGTTGGGGCGTGACTCATCCGCCGGTTTCGGCTTGTTGAGCAGCGACGAGTACTGGTCGGCAGGTGGCACGTTGAGCAGTGTGTTTTTCCAGCGGGTATCGCTGGGCGCGCGCCATAACCTGTCCCGCGACAGCCGTAATGCCGTGTCCGGTTCACGCAGTAGCGTATCCATGAGTACCCCGGTCTCCGCTGGCATCGATCTCAACCTCAGCGCCACCAGCCAGACCCGGGGCTATCGCGAGGTGGTCGAGGCGGGCCGGCCCTTCAAGGCCGATGTGCTGGAGTCGCGCTTCAAGAATCAATACACGGCGGGCGTGACATGGGTCGACCCCACCCTGGGGGCGTTCTCCCTGGGCTATACCCGCGGCGCTCAATTCGACGGGCAATCGAGCGAACACGTATTCGCGTCCTGGAACAAGTCGTTCCGCTACGCCGATGTTGCGCTGATTGCCGACTCCCAGGTCGGCAGCACCCAGTCCCGCCGTGACGCTGCGCGGGATCGGAGCCAGCGCGACACCGTGCGCGAGGATGACTTGTCCTTGCGGTTGCAGGTCAGCGTGCCCTTGGGCGTTGATCGTCGCGTGAGCAGCTATGTCAGCCGCCGTGGGGGGCAATCCCGTGCCGGTACGGCGCTCAATGAGCGGGTCAACGAGTATGTGAATTACGAGGTGGGCGTCGAGCGCGACCTCAGTGCGAGGGAGCAATCGGTGCGCGGCCAGGTCGATCTCACGCCGCGTTACACCCGAGTCGGTCTGGGTGCCAGTCGCGACCCATTGGGCACCAGTTATAACGGGCAATTGCAAGGTGGCGTGGTCGCTCACGGAGGTGGGATTACCTTCTCGCCTTACGCGGTACAGGACACCTTTGGTATTGCGTCGGTAGGCGACATTGGTTCTGCCAAAATCGACACCCCGCAAGGCCCCGTATGGACCGACTTCACCGGCCAGGCCGTGCTTCCAGGCTTGCCTGCCTACACCAACAGCCACATCGAAGTGCAAACCCAGTCCTTGCCAAAGCGCGTTGATTTGAAGAACGGCACCCGGGTGCTCGCCGCAGGGCGCGGTTCCGTCAACACGGTGGCATTCGATGTGGTGAAAGTGCGCCGTATGCTGGTCAACGCCACGGATGATCAGGGTCGGCCATTGCCCCAGGGAGCTGCGGTGTTCGGCAAGGGCGATCGTTTTCTGACCAGCGTGGTGGGCGAGGGTACGATCTTTCTCAATGACGTGAACGACTTGCAGGACCTGAAGGTTTTACTGCCGGACTCTGCCAGTTGCCTGCTGAACATTTCACCTGGAGGCCAGCCTGACAATGACAAGTTCTTCGAAACCACTGCGGCGGTGTGCCATGGTCGGTAA
- a CDS encoding fimbria/pilus chaperone family protein, giving the protein MRLLFAMLMLCVVGVAVADGMLPETTVIVLNEEQGEATINIKNTDAAPALLHSVIENVPEDMEPLLIVTPPIARVEAGETQLVRFISTLKAPLKTQRLKRVTFEGIPQARAAGGATIGITLRQNLPLILHPQGLPVHHTPWELLKWRSTGQRLSVHNDSAYVVRMAPQIRLLPQGTLATLPRTYILPGEALAVKVEGPLQGLTGIEIQPATIYGFSVENYRAPITADGG; this is encoded by the coding sequence ATGCGCTTATTATTTGCAATGTTGATGCTCTGTGTTGTCGGTGTTGCGGTGGCAGATGGCATGTTGCCCGAAACCACGGTCATTGTGCTGAACGAAGAACAGGGTGAAGCGACTATAAACATCAAGAATACCGACGCGGCGCCAGCATTACTGCATTCGGTAATAGAAAATGTGCCTGAAGATATGGAACCGCTCTTGATCGTGACGCCGCCTATTGCGCGGGTGGAAGCGGGAGAGACACAACTGGTCCGCTTTATCAGCACTTTGAAGGCACCGTTGAAGACTCAGCGGTTAAAGCGCGTAACTTTTGAAGGCATCCCCCAGGCGCGTGCTGCGGGCGGTGCGACCATTGGTATCACCCTGCGGCAGAACTTGCCGCTGATCCTGCATCCCCAGGGCCTGCCCGTTCATCACACGCCCTGGGAACTGTTGAAGTGGCGGAGCACAGGGCAACGCTTGTCGGTTCACAACGACAGCGCTTATGTGGTGCGCATGGCACCACAGATCCGGTTATTGCCACAGGGAACCCTGGCTACGTTGCCACGCACCTACATCCTGCCGGGCGAAGCGCTGGCGGTGAAGGTTGAAGGCCCCCTGCAGGGACTCACCGGCATTGAGATTCAGCCGGCCACGATCTACGGCTTTTCGGTAGAAAACTACCGGGCCCCGATCACTGCCGATGGGGGTTGA
- a CDS encoding DUF1120 domain-containing protein: MKKIVGLTLGLACMAANIGAHAATSAELIVRGVIKPAACNLSMSGGGIINYGDIPSGQLSQTAFNALGEKTTPITVSCGNTPAQFGLKFVDLQAGSKVTGILAALGGGYTEAQNFGLGTVAGRKTGGFAVTLKDLRSPSATLSPIMRVSSGAWQNSDGKVAQSPSQYSWRSGSSPTPAAISQLTGTITVRAVINKGQDLDLSRDVTLDGRATLELSYI; this comes from the coding sequence ATGAAGAAAATTGTTGGATTGACCCTGGGTCTCGCCTGCATGGCGGCAAACATCGGTGCCCATGCTGCCACCAGCGCCGAACTGATCGTCAGGGGCGTCATCAAGCCCGCTGCCTGCAACCTCAGCATGAGCGGCGGCGGCATTATCAACTACGGCGATATTCCCTCCGGTCAACTGTCCCAGACGGCGTTCAACGCGCTTGGCGAAAAAACCACGCCTATCACCGTCAGCTGTGGCAATACGCCGGCGCAGTTCGGGCTCAAGTTTGTCGACCTGCAAGCCGGCAGCAAGGTAACGGGCATACTCGCGGCACTCGGGGGAGGTTACACCGAGGCGCAGAACTTTGGGTTGGGCACCGTGGCCGGTCGCAAGACCGGTGGTTTTGCCGTGACTCTCAAGGACCTGCGCTCGCCGAGCGCAACGCTGTCTCCGATCATGCGCGTCAGCAGTGGCGCCTGGCAAAACAGCGATGGCAAGGTTGCACAGTCGCCTAGTCAATATTCCTGGCGCAGTGGTTCATCGCCCACGCCTGCCGCGATCTCCCAGTTGACCGGGACGATCACTGTGCGAGCGGTTATCAATAAAGGCCAGGACCTGGACCTGAGCCGCGACGTTACTCTGGATGGGCGCGCAACACTTGAACTGAGTTACATCTAA
- the ppx gene encoding exopolyphosphatase, producing the protein MPQSQAKNLSLIAAIDLGSNSFHMVVAKAQNGEIRILERLGEKVQLAAGINDERQLNEESMQRGLDCLKRFAQLINGMPPGAVRIVGTNALREARNRNEFIHRAEEILGHPVEVISGREEARLIYLGVSHTLADTPGKRLVADIGGGSTEFIIGQRFEPLLRESLQMGCVSYTQRYFKDGKITPARYAQAYTAARLEIMSIEHALHRLSWDEAIGSSGTIRAIGLALKAGGHGAGEVNAEGLAWLKRKLFKLGDAEKIDFDGIKPDRRAIFPAGLAILEAIFDALELQRMDHCDGALREGVLYDLLGRHHHEDVRERTLSSLMERYHVDLEQAARVERKALHAFDQVADDWDLQNGVWRELLGWAAKVHEVGLDIAHYHYHKHGAYLIEHSDLAGFSREDQQMLALLVRGHRRNIPKDKFAEFGQDGIKLIRLCALLRFAILFHHIRGTQEMPQVKLRADGDSLEVMFPKGWLDENQLTQADFAQEAEWLTRVGFSLNLR; encoded by the coding sequence ATGCCGCAATCCCAAGCCAAGAATCTGTCCCTGATCGCAGCCATCGACCTGGGCTCCAACAGCTTTCACATGGTCGTGGCCAAGGCCCAGAACGGTGAAATCCGCATCCTTGAGCGGCTCGGCGAGAAAGTGCAACTGGCTGCCGGGATCAACGACGAACGTCAACTCAATGAAGAATCCATGCAGCGTGGGCTCGACTGCCTCAAGCGCTTTGCGCAACTGATCAACGGCATGCCCCCTGGCGCTGTACGAATAGTGGGCACCAACGCCTTGCGCGAAGCCCGTAACCGCAACGAATTCATCCATCGCGCCGAGGAAATCCTCGGGCACCCGGTAGAGGTTATTTCCGGCCGCGAAGAAGCGCGCCTGATTTACCTCGGGGTTTCCCACACGCTGGCCGACACACCGGGCAAACGCCTGGTGGCGGATATTGGCGGTGGCAGCACCGAATTCATCATTGGCCAGCGCTTCGAACCCCTGCTGCGCGAAAGCCTGCAGATGGGCTGCGTCAGCTATACCCAGCGTTATTTCAAGGACGGCAAGATCACCCCGGCGCGCTACGCCCAGGCCTACACGGCGGCGCGGCTGGAGATCATGAGTATCGAACACGCCCTGCACCGCCTGAGCTGGGATGAAGCCATCGGCTCCTCGGGCACCATCCGTGCCATCGGCCTGGCGCTCAAGGCCGGCGGCCATGGCGCTGGCGAGGTGAATGCCGAAGGCCTGGCGTGGCTCAAACGCAAGCTGTTCAAGCTGGGGGATGCCGAGAAGATCGACTTCGACGGCATCAAGCCTGACCGCCGCGCGATCTTCCCAGCCGGCCTGGCGATTCTTGAAGCGATCTTCGACGCCCTCGAACTGCAACGCATGGATCACTGTGACGGCGCCCTGCGCGAAGGTGTGCTCTATGACCTGCTCGGTCGCCATCATCATGAAGATGTGCGTGAGCGCACCCTCAGTTCGCTGATGGAGCGCTACCACGTCGACCTGGAGCAAGCGGCTCGCGTCGAGCGCAAAGCCCTGCATGCCTTCGACCAGGTGGCCGACGACTGGGACCTGCAAAACGGCGTATGGCGCGAACTGCTGGGCTGGGCCGCCAAGGTGCACGAAGTGGGCCTGGACATCGCCCACTACCACTATCACAAGCACGGCGCCTACCTGATCGAGCACTCGGATCTGGCCGGATTCTCACGGGAAGACCAACAGATGCTTGCGCTGCTGGTGCGCGGTCACCGTCGCAATATTCCCAAGGACAAGTTCGCCGAGTTCGGCCAGGACGGCATCAAGCTGATTCGCCTCTGCGCGCTGTTGCGCTTTGCGATCCTGTTCCACCACATCCGTGGCACCCAGGAAATGCCTCAGGTGAAACTGCGCGCCGACGGCGACAGCCTGGAAGTGATGTTCCCCAAAGGCTGGCTGGACGAAAACCAGCTGACCCAGGCGGACTTCGCCCAGGAAGCGGAGTGGCTGACGCGGGTTGGGTTCAGCCTGAACCTGCGCTAA
- the ppk1 gene encoding polyphosphate kinase 1 — translation MNTEGLTEVAVKDAHPVVEQVAETPPELEPAPPAVVAEALAPAPVAVVTNLDDSSLYIHRELSQLQFNIRVLEQALDESYPLLERLKFLLIFSSNLDEFFEIRVAGLKKQITFAREQAGADGLQPHQALARISELVHGHVDRQYAILNDILLPELEKHQVRFIRRRHWTTKIKTWVRRYFRDEISPIITPIGLDPTHPFPLLVNKSLNFIVELEGIDAFGRDSGLAIIPAPRLLPRIIKVPEEVGGAGDNYVFLSSMIHAHADDLFQGMKVKGCYQFRLTRNADLALDSEDVEDLARALRGELFSRRYGDAVRLEVADTCPKHLSDYLLKQFNLAESELYQVNGPVNLTRLFSITGLDSHPELQYKPFTPQIPKLLQNSENIFSVVSKQDILLLHPFESFTPVVDLLRQAAKDPHVLAVRQTLYRSGANSEIVDALVDAARNGKEVTAVIELRARFDEESNLQLASRLQAAGAVVIYGVVGFKTHAKMMLILRREAGEIVRYAHLGTGNYHAGNAKLYTDYSLLTSDDALCEDVGKLFSQLIGMGKTLRMKKLLHAPFTLKKGMLDMIARETQFALDGKPAHIIAKFNSLTDPKIIRALYKASQSGVRIDLVVRGMCCLRPGIVGVSHNIHVRSIIGRFLEHTRVFYFLNGGEEQMFLSSADWMERNLDKRVETCFPVEGKKLIMRVKKELESYLTDNTHSWSLQSDGRYVRNTPTGNQNARSAQATLLEKLGSPILTVN, via the coding sequence TGCCGTGGTCACCAACCTGGATGACAGCAGCCTGTACATCCATCGCGAGCTGTCACAACTGCAATTCAACATCCGCGTGCTGGAACAGGCGCTGGATGAGTCCTATCCATTGCTGGAACGGCTCAAATTCCTGCTGATTTTCTCGAGCAACCTGGACGAATTCTTCGAAATCCGGGTCGCCGGCCTCAAGAAGCAGATTACCTTCGCCCGTGAGCAAGCCGGGGCCGACGGCCTGCAACCGCACCAGGCCCTGGCGCGCATCAGTGAGCTGGTGCACGGCCATGTGGACCGCCAATACGCGATCCTCAACGACATCCTGCTGCCGGAACTGGAAAAACATCAGGTTCGCTTCATCCGTCGCCGTCACTGGACCACCAAGATCAAGACCTGGGTGCGCCGTTACTTCCGTGACGAGATCTCACCGATCATCACCCCGATCGGCCTCGACCCGACGCACCCATTCCCGTTGCTGGTGAACAAGAGCCTCAACTTCATCGTCGAGCTGGAAGGCATCGACGCCTTCGGCCGCGACTCGGGCCTGGCGATCATTCCGGCGCCACGTCTGTTGCCACGGATCATCAAGGTACCCGAAGAGGTTGGGGGCGCTGGGGATAACTATGTATTCCTGTCGTCGATGATCCATGCGCACGCCGATGACCTGTTTCAGGGCATGAAGGTCAAGGGCTGCTACCAGTTCCGCCTGACCCGTAACGCCGACCTGGCGCTGGACTCCGAAGACGTCGAAGACCTGGCACGTGCTCTGCGCGGCGAGCTGTTTTCGCGGCGCTACGGCGATGCGGTGCGCCTGGAAGTGGCCGACACTTGCCCCAAACACCTGTCGGACTACCTGCTCAAGCAGTTCAACCTGGCCGAATCCGAGTTGTATCAGGTCAATGGCCCGGTCAACCTGACGCGCCTGTTCAGCATCACCGGCCTGGACAGCCATCCGGAGCTGCAATACAAGCCGTTTACGCCGCAGATCCCGAAACTGCTGCAGAACAGCGAGAACATCTTCAGCGTGGTGAGCAAGCAGGACATCCTGCTGCTGCACCCCTTCGAGTCGTTCACGCCGGTGGTCGACCTGTTGCGCCAGGCCGCCAAGGACCCTCACGTGCTGGCCGTGCGCCAGACGCTGTACCGCTCAGGCGCCAACTCGGAAATCGTCGATGCGCTGGTGGATGCTGCGCGTAACGGCAAGGAAGTCACCGCAGTGATCGAGCTGCGGGCGCGCTTTGATGAGGAGTCCAACCTGCAACTGGCCAGCCGTCTGCAAGCGGCCGGTGCGGTGGTGATCTACGGCGTGGTCGGCTTCAAGACCCACGCCAAGATGATGCTGATCCTGCGCCGCGAAGCCGGTGAGATCGTGCGTTATGCCCACCTGGGCACCGGCAACTACCACGCCGGCAACGCCAAGCTCTACACCGACTACAGCTTGCTGACCTCCGACGACGCCTTGTGCGAAGATGTCGGCAAGCTGTTCAGCCAGCTCATCGGCATGGGCAAAACCTTGCGCATGAAGAAACTGCTGCATGCGCCGTTCACCCTGAAGAAGGGCATGCTCGACATGATTGCCCGCGAGACCCAGTTTGCCCTCGACGGCAAGCCGGCGCACATCATCGCCAAATTCAACTCGCTGACCGATCCGAAGATCATCCGCGCGCTGTACAAGGCCAGCCAGTCGGGCGTGCGCATCGACCTGGTGGTACGTGGCATGTGCTGCCTGCGCCCGGGCATTGTCGGCGTCTCGCATAATATCCATGTGCGCTCGATCATCGGTCGTTTCCTGGAACACACGCGGGTGTTCTACTTCCTGAATGGTGGTGAGGAACAGATGTTCCTCTCCAGTGCCGACTGGATGGAACGCAACCTCGACAAGCGTGTGGAGACCTGCTTCCCGGTGGAGGGCAAGAAGCTGATCATGCGGGTCAAGAAGGAGCTGGAAAGCTACCTGACCGACAACACCCACAGCTGGAGCCTGCAGTCGGATGGGCGGTATGTACGCAACACACCGACCGGCAACCAGAACGCGCGCAGTGCACAGGCGACGCTGCTGGAGAAGCTGGGCAGCCCGATCCTGACGGTTAACTAG